The nucleotide sequence tttttttttttaaatggacaaAGTCATTTTACAGCTTGTTAATAATTACTCGAAAATCGACCTCGTGATCTAGACATTGGTAGTAAAACAGCGGTGTAATCCTCGAGTATTTTTCGTACAGTTTCGTTATCAGTATTGTCGGTACGATTATTGGGTCTCATACAGCGGATAAGTTGTGTTGTTTCGGCCGTACACCCACTAATTGTTTGGCCCATTTCTATGGAAAATATTTCGTGCGTATAATCGAGTAATTTTGCAACCAAACAATCGAGGACTGTATCTTTCGGTATTTCCCCGTATCCGCTTTGCGTGCACTCTTTGATAATAACATTCATCCAACCCCAGTCTTCCCACTGTTCGGTGTACTTGACGTGCTGATTTTCTAATTGATACGTCAAATGAGCACGGTATCTGTgcaatgataaaaaaaaaaagttatttaattATAGTGAAAAACGAGTAGTTGGTTTTACAATAGGTGAACATTTTATTATAGTAGAGTTCCTCGGCAGAGACGATAAAGGAAAGACGACTCTTTCTCTCGTTTCTCTGCGATTCGTTTAAAATTATTGGAAAAAGGAGACGTTCCACTCACTCACCCCCAGTTCAACGGATTCTTCTCGAACTTCACATTTTTAAGGTTGTTGAGATATGCGAACATACTGTAATCGATAAATTTAATTTGGTTGTAATCGAAGTAGAGGTTTTCCAAATTGGGAAGCAACTGAAAGACAGCGTAGTCGATTACTTCGATAAAATTGAACGACAAGTCGAGGGTTCTCAAGTTTGGCGTGTACATGAACCAGTCTCTCGGCACTATTCTCAATTTATTGCCCCATAGTATGAGCTTCTCGAGCTTTAGGAGGCCCACGAATGCCAACGATTCTATGGTTTCTATACCTGATTCGTGTAAATCCAAATTAACAAGGATTGCGCCGAATTTCGCGAACGCGTGTCTGCAAACAAACACGAACGTATTTAGACATCGATTCTCTATTATTATTTACCTCTTAACGCGTTAAACGCCTTGGTACCGAcactattaaattaaaaa is from Colletes latitarsis isolate SP2378_abdomen chromosome 4, iyColLati1, whole genome shotgun sequence and encodes:
- the LOC143341200 gene encoding uncharacterized protein LOC143341200; protein product: MERLLIFIIFNLLANAATDSTNCKIVNRKRDDTVTLTCTELTNLKPLEKTKSNITDIKISDSNIPNIQRHAFAKFGAILVNLDLHESGIETIESLAFVGLLKLEKLILWGNKLRIVPRDWFMYTPNLRTLDLSFNFIEVIDYAVFQLLPNLENLYFDYNQIKFIDYSMFAYLNNLKNVKFEKNPLNWGYRAHLTYQLENQHVKYTEQWEDWGWMNVIIKECTQSGYGEIPKDTVLDCLVAKLLDYTHEIFSIEMGQTISGCTAETTQLIRCMRPNNRTDNTDNETVRKILEDYTAVLLPMSRSRGRFSSNY